The following proteins come from a genomic window of Coffea arabica cultivar ET-39 chromosome 11c, Coffea Arabica ET-39 HiFi, whole genome shotgun sequence:
- the LOC113710487 gene encoding protein CLT1, chloroplastic isoform X2 yields MSACCRLMACRAVSTIATHHIPSPQIPIHLCQLSRFPTIHQHYIQRKIVLTSRQWVIEAVGSGGTGPDIGAADGEIHKNGKRCCSYPVEEVEKGSKEEEKFANGKKDGMVKVVVAAVATVVLGVGNRVLYKLALVPLKQYPFFLAQLATFGYVIVYFSILFLRFRAGKVTVQMLALPKAPYLAVGLLEALGAVCGMAAGAILSGAAIPMLSQSFLVWQLLLSFIFLGRRYRFNQLLGCSLVAAGVIITVASGSSAGSLMEAGIFWSLLMILSFLFQAADTVLKGGSVDLFVVNSFGSAFQAVFICLLLPFLSKLWGIPFDQLPLYVKDGAACFLNIGTGLGEAIVRQFLTFLQLQTFSCQSFFNEGCDGAPLLPLLFVIVNMGYNVSLLHLLKISSAVVSCLASTVSVPISVFLFTLPLPYLDAAASLPPGFIAGAITLVAGMFIYCCKPSIRPTK; encoded by the exons ATGTCGGCTTGTTGCCGACTGATGGCTTGCCGTGCCGTGTCAACAATTGCAACCCATCATATTCCATCTCCACAAATTCCCATTCATCTGTGCCAATTGTCACGTTTCCCAACAATTCATCAACATTATATACAGCGTAAGATTGTTCTGACATCGAGGCAATGGGTGATTGAGGCAGTAGGCAGTGGAGGAACTGGACCGGATATTGGAGCTGCTGATGGTGAAATACATAAAAATGGGAAGCGTTGTTGTTCTTATCCAGTTGAGGAGGTGGAGAAGGGGAGTaaggaagaagaaaagtttGCTAATGGGAAAAAGGATGGGATGGTGAAAGTTGTGGTTGCAGCTGTAGCTACAGTGGTGCTGGGTGTAGGAAATCGAGTTCTCTATAAGCTTGCTTTGGTTCCTCTTAAGCAGTATCCCTTCTTTTTAGCTCAATTGGCCACTTTTGG GTACGTGATTGTATACTTCTCTATTTTGTTTCTCCGATTTCGTGCTGGTAAAGTTACAGTCCAAATGCTTGCTTTACCAAAAGCTCCTTATCTCGCTGTTGGTTTGCTAGAGGCTCTTGGTGCTGTATGTGGAATGGCAGCTGGAG CTATTCTTTCTGGGGCAGCCATTCCCATGTTATCCCAG AGCTTTCTTGTCTGGCAACTTCTCTTgtccttcatttttcttggtAGAAGATATAGATTCAACCAATTACTTGGGTGCTCTCTTGTAGCTGCTGGTGTGATAATAACTGTTGCAAG TGGATCGAGTGCCGGTTCCCTGATGGAAGCTGGTATATTTTGGAGCCTTTTGatgattctttcttttttgtttcaagCTGCTGATACAGTCTTGAAG GGAGGATCAGTGGATCTCTTTGTTGTGAACTCCTTTGGATCTGCATTTCAG GCAGTTTTTATTTGCCTTCTTCTCCCTTTCTTGTCGAAGTTATGGGGTATTCCATTTGATCAACTTCCATTATATGTTAAAGATGGTGCAGCTTGCTTTCTGAACATTGGCACTGGATTAGGTG AGGCGATAGTGCGGCAATTTCTGACTTTTCTTCAGTTACAAACCTTTTCGTGCCAAAGTTTCTTTAATGAAG GATGTGATGGTGCACCCCTACTGCCACTTCTCTTTGTCATTGTCAACATGGGTTACAATGTATCATTATTGCACCTCCTGAAGATCTCATCTGCAGTTGTATCTTGTCTTGCATCCACAGTTTCAG TGCCCATATCTGTGTTTCTGTTCACATTGCCGCTGCCATATCTTGATGCTGCAGCCTCCCTTCCACCTGGCTTTATAGCAGGTGCTATTACCCTTGTTGCGGGCATGTTTATTTATTGTTGCAAGCCATCTATCCGTCCCACAAAATGA
- the LOC113709973 gene encoding protein FAR1-RELATED SEQUENCE 5-like encodes MDCSKLAEDGTPELGMEFNSKRDAYKFYNKYAFKMGFSVRKDYLNKDKDGVTTSRRYSCCKEGVKRKYESDVMPKRTRAPTKTGCGAKMVIALFRGTMKYRVHDLVLEHNHELHIAQCSHMMPSQRKMSEAQGFQAEISVDAGFSLKQSYELMGKEASGMENVGYTREDLKRYLRTRWERSLKYGETGSMLNYFQEQTLENPSFFHAYS; translated from the coding sequence ATGGATTGTAGCAAATTGGCAGAAGATGGGACCCCTGAATTAGGAATGGAATTCAATAGTAAACGGGATGCGTACAAGTTTTACAACAAATATGCCTTTAAAATGGGTTTTAGTGTACGCAAAGACTATCTAAATAAAGACAAAGACGGTGTGACCACGTCTAGGAGATATAGTTGCTGCAAGGAAGGTGTAAAACGCAAATACGAAAGTGATGTGATGCCAAAGAGAACTCGAGCGCCGACGAAAACGGGGTGTGGAGCTAAAATGGTTATCGCGTTGTTTAGAGGGACAATGAAGTACCGTGTGCATGACCTTGTCTTAGAACATAACCATGAGTTGCATATTGCTCAATGTTCGCACATGATGCCATCACAAAGAAAAATGAGTGAGGCTCAAGGATTCCAAGCTGAAATAAGCGTGGATGCTGGGTTTTCATTGAAACAGAGCTACGAGCTTATGGGAAAGGAGGCAAGTGGGATGGAAAATGTGGGATATACTCGAGAAGACTTGAAACGATATCTTCGTACTCGATGGGAAAGGAGtttgaaatatggagaaacaGGTAGTATGTTGAATTATTTTCAAGAGCAAACACTCGAGAATCCATCATTTTTTCATGCCTACAGCTAG
- the LOC113710487 gene encoding protein CLT1, chloroplastic isoform X1, whose amino-acid sequence MSACCRLMACRAVSTIATHHIPSPQIPIHLCQLSRFPTIHQHYIQRKIVLTSRQWVIEAVGSGGTGPDIGAADGEIHKNGKRCCSYPVEEVEKGSKEEEKFANGKKDGMVKVVVAAVATVVLGVGNRVLYKLALVPLKQYPFFLAQLATFGYVIVYFSILFLRFRAGKVTVQMLALPKAPYLAVGLLEALGAVCGMAAGAILSGAAIPMLSQSFLVWQLLLSFIFLGRRYRFNQLLGCSLVAAGVIITVASGSSAGSLMEAGIFWSLLMILSFLFQAADTVLKEIIFLESAKRLKGGSVDLFVVNSFGSAFQAVFICLLLPFLSKLWGIPFDQLPLYVKDGAACFLNIGTGLGEAIVRQFLTFLQLQTFSCQSFFNEGCDGAPLLPLLFVIVNMGYNVSLLHLLKISSAVVSCLASTVSVPISVFLFTLPLPYLDAAASLPPGFIAGAITLVAGMFIYCCKPSIRPTK is encoded by the exons ATGTCGGCTTGTTGCCGACTGATGGCTTGCCGTGCCGTGTCAACAATTGCAACCCATCATATTCCATCTCCACAAATTCCCATTCATCTGTGCCAATTGTCACGTTTCCCAACAATTCATCAACATTATATACAGCGTAAGATTGTTCTGACATCGAGGCAATGGGTGATTGAGGCAGTAGGCAGTGGAGGAACTGGACCGGATATTGGAGCTGCTGATGGTGAAATACATAAAAATGGGAAGCGTTGTTGTTCTTATCCAGTTGAGGAGGTGGAGAAGGGGAGTaaggaagaagaaaagtttGCTAATGGGAAAAAGGATGGGATGGTGAAAGTTGTGGTTGCAGCTGTAGCTACAGTGGTGCTGGGTGTAGGAAATCGAGTTCTCTATAAGCTTGCTTTGGTTCCTCTTAAGCAGTATCCCTTCTTTTTAGCTCAATTGGCCACTTTTGG GTACGTGATTGTATACTTCTCTATTTTGTTTCTCCGATTTCGTGCTGGTAAAGTTACAGTCCAAATGCTTGCTTTACCAAAAGCTCCTTATCTCGCTGTTGGTTTGCTAGAGGCTCTTGGTGCTGTATGTGGAATGGCAGCTGGAG CTATTCTTTCTGGGGCAGCCATTCCCATGTTATCCCAG AGCTTTCTTGTCTGGCAACTTCTCTTgtccttcatttttcttggtAGAAGATATAGATTCAACCAATTACTTGGGTGCTCTCTTGTAGCTGCTGGTGTGATAATAACTGTTGCAAG TGGATCGAGTGCCGGTTCCCTGATGGAAGCTGGTATATTTTGGAGCCTTTTGatgattctttcttttttgtttcaagCTGCTGATACAGTCTTGAAG gaaataatttttttagaaTCTGCTAAGAGGTTAAAG GGAGGATCAGTGGATCTCTTTGTTGTGAACTCCTTTGGATCTGCATTTCAG GCAGTTTTTATTTGCCTTCTTCTCCCTTTCTTGTCGAAGTTATGGGGTATTCCATTTGATCAACTTCCATTATATGTTAAAGATGGTGCAGCTTGCTTTCTGAACATTGGCACTGGATTAGGTG AGGCGATAGTGCGGCAATTTCTGACTTTTCTTCAGTTACAAACCTTTTCGTGCCAAAGTTTCTTTAATGAAG GATGTGATGGTGCACCCCTACTGCCACTTCTCTTTGTCATTGTCAACATGGGTTACAATGTATCATTATTGCACCTCCTGAAGATCTCATCTGCAGTTGTATCTTGTCTTGCATCCACAGTTTCAG TGCCCATATCTGTGTTTCTGTTCACATTGCCGCTGCCATATCTTGATGCTGCAGCCTCCCTTCCACCTGGCTTTATAGCAGGTGCTATTACCCTTGTTGCGGGCATGTTTATTTATTGTTGCAAGCCATCTATCCGTCCCACAAAATGA
- the LOC113710487 gene encoding protein CLT3, chloroplastic isoform X3, whose translation MSACCRLMACRAVSTIATHHIPSPQIPIHLCQLSRFPTIHQHYIQRKIVLTSRQWVIEAVGSGGTGPDIGAADGEIHKNGKRCCSYPVEEVEKGSKEEEKFANGKKDGMVKVVVAAVATVVLGVGNRVLYKLALVPLKQYPFFLAQLATFGYVIVYFSILFLRFRAGKVTVQMLALPKAPYLAVGLLEALGAVCGMAAGAILSGAAIPMLSQSFLVWQLLLSFIFLGRRYRFNQLLGCSLVAAGVIITVASGSSAGSLMEAGIFWSLLMILSFLFQAADTVLKEIIFLESAKRLKGGSVDLFVVNSFGSAFQAVFICLLLPFLSKLWGIPFDQLPLYVKDGAACFLNIGTGLGGCDGAPLLPLLFVIVNMGYNVSLLHLLKISSAVVSCLASTVSVPISVFLFTLPLPYLDAAASLPPGFIAGAITLVAGMFIYCCKPSIRPTK comes from the exons ATGTCGGCTTGTTGCCGACTGATGGCTTGCCGTGCCGTGTCAACAATTGCAACCCATCATATTCCATCTCCACAAATTCCCATTCATCTGTGCCAATTGTCACGTTTCCCAACAATTCATCAACATTATATACAGCGTAAGATTGTTCTGACATCGAGGCAATGGGTGATTGAGGCAGTAGGCAGTGGAGGAACTGGACCGGATATTGGAGCTGCTGATGGTGAAATACATAAAAATGGGAAGCGTTGTTGTTCTTATCCAGTTGAGGAGGTGGAGAAGGGGAGTaaggaagaagaaaagtttGCTAATGGGAAAAAGGATGGGATGGTGAAAGTTGTGGTTGCAGCTGTAGCTACAGTGGTGCTGGGTGTAGGAAATCGAGTTCTCTATAAGCTTGCTTTGGTTCCTCTTAAGCAGTATCCCTTCTTTTTAGCTCAATTGGCCACTTTTGG GTACGTGATTGTATACTTCTCTATTTTGTTTCTCCGATTTCGTGCTGGTAAAGTTACAGTCCAAATGCTTGCTTTACCAAAAGCTCCTTATCTCGCTGTTGGTTTGCTAGAGGCTCTTGGTGCTGTATGTGGAATGGCAGCTGGAG CTATTCTTTCTGGGGCAGCCATTCCCATGTTATCCCAG AGCTTTCTTGTCTGGCAACTTCTCTTgtccttcatttttcttggtAGAAGATATAGATTCAACCAATTACTTGGGTGCTCTCTTGTAGCTGCTGGTGTGATAATAACTGTTGCAAG TGGATCGAGTGCCGGTTCCCTGATGGAAGCTGGTATATTTTGGAGCCTTTTGatgattctttcttttttgtttcaagCTGCTGATACAGTCTTGAAG gaaataatttttttagaaTCTGCTAAGAGGTTAAAG GGAGGATCAGTGGATCTCTTTGTTGTGAACTCCTTTGGATCTGCATTTCAG GCAGTTTTTATTTGCCTTCTTCTCCCTTTCTTGTCGAAGTTATGGGGTATTCCATTTGATCAACTTCCATTATATGTTAAAGATGGTGCAGCTTGCTTTCTGAACATTGGCACTGGATTAGGTG GATGTGATGGTGCACCCCTACTGCCACTTCTCTTTGTCATTGTCAACATGGGTTACAATGTATCATTATTGCACCTCCTGAAGATCTCATCTGCAGTTGTATCTTGTCTTGCATCCACAGTTTCAG TGCCCATATCTGTGTTTCTGTTCACATTGCCGCTGCCATATCTTGATGCTGCAGCCTCCCTTCCACCTGGCTTTATAGCAGGTGCTATTACCCTTGTTGCGGGCATGTTTATTTATTGTTGCAAGCCATCTATCCGTCCCACAAAATGA
- the LOC113710487 gene encoding protein CLT1, chloroplastic isoform X4 — translation MSACCRLMACRAVSTIATHHIPSPQIPIHLCQLSRFPTIHQHYIQRKIVLTSRQWVIEAVGSGGTGPDIGAADGEIHKNGKRCCSYPVEEVEKGSKEEEKFANGKKDGMVKVVVAAVATVVLGVGNRVLYKLALVPLKQYPFFLAQLATFGYVIVYFSILFLRFRAGKVTVQMLALPKAPYLAVGLLEALGAVCGMAAGAILSGAAIPMLSQSFLVWQLLLSFIFLGRRYRFNQLLGCSLVAAGVIITVASGSSAGSLMEAGIFWSLLMILSFLFQAADTVLKEIIFLESAKRLKGGSVDLFVVNSFGSAFQAVFICLLLPFLSKLWGIPFDQLPLYVKDGAACFLNIGTGLGGDSAAISDFSSVTNLFVPKFL, via the exons ATGTCGGCTTGTTGCCGACTGATGGCTTGCCGTGCCGTGTCAACAATTGCAACCCATCATATTCCATCTCCACAAATTCCCATTCATCTGTGCCAATTGTCACGTTTCCCAACAATTCATCAACATTATATACAGCGTAAGATTGTTCTGACATCGAGGCAATGGGTGATTGAGGCAGTAGGCAGTGGAGGAACTGGACCGGATATTGGAGCTGCTGATGGTGAAATACATAAAAATGGGAAGCGTTGTTGTTCTTATCCAGTTGAGGAGGTGGAGAAGGGGAGTaaggaagaagaaaagtttGCTAATGGGAAAAAGGATGGGATGGTGAAAGTTGTGGTTGCAGCTGTAGCTACAGTGGTGCTGGGTGTAGGAAATCGAGTTCTCTATAAGCTTGCTTTGGTTCCTCTTAAGCAGTATCCCTTCTTTTTAGCTCAATTGGCCACTTTTGG GTACGTGATTGTATACTTCTCTATTTTGTTTCTCCGATTTCGTGCTGGTAAAGTTACAGTCCAAATGCTTGCTTTACCAAAAGCTCCTTATCTCGCTGTTGGTTTGCTAGAGGCTCTTGGTGCTGTATGTGGAATGGCAGCTGGAG CTATTCTTTCTGGGGCAGCCATTCCCATGTTATCCCAG AGCTTTCTTGTCTGGCAACTTCTCTTgtccttcatttttcttggtAGAAGATATAGATTCAACCAATTACTTGGGTGCTCTCTTGTAGCTGCTGGTGTGATAATAACTGTTGCAAG TGGATCGAGTGCCGGTTCCCTGATGGAAGCTGGTATATTTTGGAGCCTTTTGatgattctttcttttttgtttcaagCTGCTGATACAGTCTTGAAG gaaataatttttttagaaTCTGCTAAGAGGTTAAAG GGAGGATCAGTGGATCTCTTTGTTGTGAACTCCTTTGGATCTGCATTTCAG GCAGTTTTTATTTGCCTTCTTCTCCCTTTCTTGTCGAAGTTATGGGGTATTCCATTTGATCAACTTCCATTATATGTTAAAGATGGTGCAGCTTGCTTTCTGAACATTGGCACTGGATTAGGTG GCGATAGTGCGGCAATTTCTGACTTTTCTTCAGTTACAAACCTTTTCGTGCCAAAGTTTCTTTAA